Below is a window of Tolypothrix bouteillei VB521301 DNA.
AACCAATTAGCAATTAGCAATTAGCAATTAGCAATTAGCAATTAGCAATTAGCAATTAGCAATTAGCTCTTAACCATTAAGTAGGAATTGAGGCAACATGGCGGAAATATCTGCAAAAATCGTCCAAGAGCTACGCCAGAAAACTGGTGCTGGTATGATGGACTGTAAAAAAGCACTGCAACAAACTGATGGTGATGTAGAAAAAGCTATCGAGTGGCTGCGCCAAAAAGGTATTGCAAAAGCCGAGAAGGGAGCAGGACGGATTGCAGCAGAAGGTCTAGTGGACAATTATATTCAACCGGGTGGAAGTGTTGGCGTAGTTATAGAAGTTAACTGCCAAACTGATTTTGTTGCCCGTAATGATGCTTTCAAAGCCCTTGTTCAGAACTTGGCAAAACAAGCGGCGAATGCTGACAGTGTTGAGTCCTTATTGACTCAACCTTATATAGAAGATCAAAGCGTCAAGGTTGAAGATTATCTCAAGCAAACTATTGCCCAGTTAGGTGAAAACATTCAGGTTCGCCGATTCACCAAATTTGACCTTGCAGAAGGGACACAAGGAGTTATAGACAGTTACATTCACACGGGCGGTCGCGTCGGTGTGTTGGTTGAACTGAACAGCCAAGCTGAAGCAGGGGCTGGAAACGAGCATCTCCAAACTCTAGCACGCAATGTTGCCATGCAAATAGCAGCTTGCCCTAACGTTGAATATGTCAACGTCGATGAAATTCCTGCTAATGTTGTTCAAAAGGAAAAAGACATCGAAATGGGGCGTGATGACTTGGGTAACAAGCCACAGAACATTAAGGAAAAGATTGTTCAGGGACGAATTGAAAAACGCCTCAAAGAAATGACTTTGCTGGATCAACCTTACATTCGCGATCAAAGTATCACTGTTGAGGAATTGATCAAGCAAAGTGCAAAACAAGTAGGCGGAAGCGTCCAAGTCCGTCGCTTTACTCGCTATGTACTGGGTGAGGGGATCGAGAAGCAAGAAAGCAATTTTGCTGAAGAAGTGGCTGCTCAAATGGGTACTAAGTAAAATTACTTTGTTTACCTAAAAGATGACCATTAGGCGTAAGGAAGCCACCCTCGCAAGCGTCTTTATGCGTGTTGAGAGGAGTTGTATTGGGCAGTACTAACTGTTTGATGTAGGTGGGCAGTGCCCACCTACTAAAAATATTTATTGATATATTAAACTAGCGTCCTTAAACAAATTTATCCTACAATAATTAAGTGCATTTGTACCATATTCGGTTCAGATGGGCGGTAAACTAAAGATATGGCAAGAGCTATTGAACGAATAGAACGGGATATTCAGGCATTAGAAGAGGCGATTCGGGCGATCGCTAAAGAACTTCACAATGCTTACGCCAACTATTTAACGACTTTGGGAAAAACTGTACAGCAACAGTTAAATCAAGCAACTTACCACCTATGTACCCAAGGGTACCCTGAAAGTTTCTTGAGTTTGTCCTTAAATCAGCGCCAGCAATTGCAACAATCAGTCCGGAAGTTCGGTCAGCAAACAGCCGAACAGTTGCAAGCTTTAATGAAAAGCGAGCAGCAGGAAGCCAGTCTAGAACAGAAGAATGAGGAAGAACGGGAAGATGAGGACAATGAGCCAGATGAGGACGATGAGAAACAAGGGGAAAATAAGAAAGATGGGGAAGATGGTACAAAAGAGGAAGTGACGAGTGTTGAAGCAAGCAAACAAGAAAGCGACAAAGGAGAAAATTCCTCATTGTTTGTCTCGCCCCCCTTGTCCCCTCGCTCGGCTGTATCCGCCTTCCTTTCCTTGTCGTCGCGATCGCCAGTACCCCTACCTCCATTTCCCAACTCCGCGAATCCCATCGAAATACTCAAATGGCAGCATGGCTTGGAAAGAGCAATGCAAGATAAGCTGAAATTGGTTTCACGTGATGCCAATCTTCTGTTACAGAGATGCGGGATACTGCCTAAAAAATTACCGGAACCGATTTTGGAAGCAGCAGCAGCTGCTGCTTCTGAAGCTGCTACTGAAGTAATGCCAGGACCACCTAACTTACTCAGCTTAGTCATTGAAGTTGATGGCGAACAGCAGTCAGAAGAACCCAATTTGACACAGATTATGGCTCTTAACCTGCGACTTGGAGAAATTGAGTTTAATGACGTAACCCTGTCATCCTGTCGCAAGCAGATCCGAAGTATTCTCGTTCAACTAAATAAGCTAGCACAAGAGTACCAAAAGAAACAGCGAGAACGCTCAATTGCTGAAGCAGAAGCAGCATGGCGTGCTATTTGGTCTGATGAATTTTAGATTTTGGATTTTCGATTTTAGATTCAATCCAAAATCCCAAATCCAAAATCCTAAATTTTAAATCCGATGATGAATGACAAGCCAGATTGGATACGATTACAGAAAGCCCTAGCTATAGAATCAGAACAAGGTTTTACCGATTTAATGGGTAAGCAGTACCGCTTCAGTGAGTTTTTTACCCTAACTTTCGGCAAATTTCCCACGGGTTTGCCCACCAATGAACGGCGTCGCTGGCAAGAATTATCTGTTGAATTCGCTAATTATTCCAATCTGGGCTTGCAAGATAGACAGCGTTTAATCTCAGAAACTCGCAAATATCTTTATCAATTACAGCAAACTGTTGATAAGGAAACAATCGTATCTTCTTCATCTCCATCATCTCCTTCGTCCCCTTCATCTTCATCTCCTTCATCCTCATTCACCTACTCTCGAATTCTTTCTTCCCAAGCCCCAACTCCTAGCGTCCAATCTCCAACCCCCAATCCCCATGTTGCGGGAACTCCGAGTTCTCAAATTCCCAATCCCCAATCCAAAATCATTGCCGAAGTGAGTCGGAGACTAGCTCCCAAAATTGACCAAAAACTCAGGGAATTACCAGAAATAGGAATCAAAAAAGCAGGAAGTTTAGAGCGTCTTGGCTTGGAGACAGTGCGCGACTTGCTTTTTTACTATCCCCGCGACCACATTGATTATAGCCGTCAAGCTCATATCCGCGAGTTGGAGGCGGGGGAGACCGTAACGATAGTCGCAACAGTCAAAAGTTGCAATTGCTTTAGCAGCCCTAAAAATCAAAAGCTAACAATTTTAGAATTATCGCTGCGCGATAATACCGGACGCATTAAGATT
It encodes the following:
- the tsf gene encoding translation elongation factor Ts; amino-acid sequence: MAEISAKIVQELRQKTGAGMMDCKKALQQTDGDVEKAIEWLRQKGIAKAEKGAGRIAAEGLVDNYIQPGGSVGVVIEVNCQTDFVARNDAFKALVQNLAKQAANADSVESLLTQPYIEDQSVKVEDYLKQTIAQLGENIQVRRFTKFDLAEGTQGVIDSYIHTGGRVGVLVELNSQAEAGAGNEHLQTLARNVAMQIAACPNVEYVNVDEIPANVVQKEKDIEMGRDDLGNKPQNIKEKIVQGRIEKRLKEMTLLDQPYIRDQSITVEELIKQSAKQVGGSVQVRRFTRYVLGEGIEKQESNFAEEVAAQMGTK